From the Chitinispirillum alkaliphilum genome, one window contains:
- a CDS encoding short-chain dehydrogenase/reductase SDR → MKKAIIIGASSGIGKALAEVFSRNNIVVGLASRRIGLLNQLKKDLPSESYVKAIDITNTGHAMEQLCELIKEMNGVDLIVINAGCGYINPDLDFAKEIATIEVNVSGFTAMLNVALRHMCSQGFGHIVGISSLSALRGGYDAPAYSASKAYVSNYLEAVRIRVKKEKLPITVTDIKPGFVDTAMAQGEGLFWVAAPEKAANQIYRAILKKRKHTYITKRWRLIAWVLKIMPEWIYQKL, encoded by the coding sequence ATGAAAAAAGCAATTATCATCGGCGCCTCTTCCGGTATAGGTAAAGCTCTGGCCGAAGTTTTCTCCCGGAACAATATAGTTGTCGGGCTTGCCAGCAGAAGGATCGGGCTTTTAAATCAGTTGAAAAAGGATTTGCCTTCAGAATCATATGTAAAAGCAATCGACATTACTAACACCGGGCACGCTATGGAGCAGCTGTGTGAACTTATAAAAGAGATGAACGGTGTAGATCTGATTGTCATAAATGCTGGCTGTGGGTATATAAATCCCGATCTTGATTTTGCTAAAGAGATCGCGACTATTGAAGTCAATGTGTCGGGATTTACCGCAATGCTGAACGTTGCCCTCAGACATATGTGTTCACAGGGGTTTGGTCATATAGTAGGAATATCTTCATTATCCGCCTTACGGGGAGGATATGATGCACCGGCTTACAGCGCATCAAAAGCATACGTGTCAAATTACCTTGAGGCTGTTAGAATCAGGGTTAAAAAAGAGAAACTTCCAATTACTGTAACAGATATTAAACCGGGCTTTGTGGATACTGCAATGGCTCAGGGTGAAGGGCTGTTCTGGGTTGCAGCACCTGAAAAGGCCGCAAATCAGATATACAGGGCAATACTTAAAAAGAGAAAACACACTTACATTACAAAGCGATGGCGTCTGATTGCCTGGGTTCTCAAAATAATGCCGGAGTGGATCTACCAAAAGCTCTGA
- a CDS encoding Signal peptidase I produces MSRDQTKRSEKAGLLRLIREMGSALIMALIAIVYIIQAFKIPTGSMEDSLKVGDMLLGLKFVYGAPIVPFSQELGITRRFPALTDPKPGDVVIFKYPGTDRKDYIKRNIAGPGSVVEIRNQITIVDGEQIAPPPDGKYNSRIMLDERISNFDPLYIPTKGDVLEPNTMQIREFLFFKHLVRQENPRSDLDIAFSIYVDGENANNTRFPFFDSKISLNDLHQGKVYISSRRTANREPFNFNTVDDWTHLDDILTFVKNEISGLHPESEIELKKHLYLDGEEVESYTVRFDNYFMIGDNRNNSLDSRYWGYVNRNFIKARAFILYMSFDSGSFPWIRWDRLGRLIRSSNEIVSSPEM; encoded by the coding sequence TTGTCCAGGGATCAAACTAAAAGATCTGAAAAGGCGGGGCTGTTACGTCTGATCAGGGAGATGGGATCTGCGCTGATCATGGCTCTGATCGCAATCGTATACATAATCCAAGCCTTCAAAATCCCCACAGGTTCCATGGAAGACAGTTTGAAAGTTGGAGACATGCTTCTTGGATTAAAATTTGTATACGGAGCCCCTATTGTCCCGTTTTCCCAGGAGCTTGGCATCACCCGGAGGTTTCCCGCGCTCACCGACCCCAAACCGGGCGATGTGGTGATATTTAAATATCCGGGTACAGACCGAAAGGATTACATTAAAAGAAATATCGCCGGCCCCGGTTCTGTTGTAGAAATCCGCAATCAGATCACTATTGTGGACGGAGAGCAGATAGCTCCCCCGCCAGATGGCAAATATAACAGCAGAATCATGCTGGATGAGAGGATATCCAATTTTGACCCGCTGTACATACCCACAAAAGGGGATGTACTTGAACCAAATACCATGCAGATCAGAGAGTTTCTCTTTTTCAAACACCTTGTAAGACAGGAGAATCCACGCAGTGATCTGGATATTGCGTTCAGTATTTATGTAGACGGGGAAAATGCAAATAATACCCGGTTCCCATTCTTTGACTCAAAAATCTCGCTTAACGATCTGCATCAGGGGAAAGTCTATATCTCATCAAGGCGAACCGCAAACAGGGAGCCTTTCAATTTCAACACCGTTGATGACTGGACCCATCTTGATGATATCCTGACCTTTGTCAAAAATGAGATCTCAGGATTACACCCTGAAAGTGAGATCGAATTGAAAAAACACCTCTACCTCGATGGTGAAGAGGTTGAGAGCTACACTGTACGGTTCGACAATTATTTTATGATCGGAGATAACCGTAACAACTCCCTGGATTCACGCTATTGGGGGTATGTCAATCGCAACTTTATCAAAGCACGGGCATTTATCCTTTACATGTCCTTTGATTCCGGCTCTTTCCCATGGATTCGCTGGGACAGATTGGGAAGACTGATTCGCTCATCAAATGAGATTGTGAGCAGCCCGGAAATGTAA
- a CDS encoding Oligopeptide transport system permease protein OppC gives MIFKTENRALRKFLHHPLALPGLIILGVLYFMMIFAEFIAPYHYDNSDDERPYQPPSRIHFFHEGEFKFPPVVYPYTYQFNQYFERVYVEDKTRYNRVKFFAKGDQVKLWGLIPISRHLFGLEGNPTDNRIYLLGADHHGRDLFSRIVYGSRVSLTVGFFGVAITSLIGFLIGGISGYFGGKLDWVLMRLTECFMLVPSFFLMLALRSAFPMRISSVQIYFMIVVIMSLIGWAGFARVIRGMSLSIAKRDYVTAAKSLGASHARIIFIHILPQTLSYAIISMTLSIPAYILGESSLSLIGLGIQDPHASWGNLLSAAMDVTVIQNRPWILLPGVFIFITVMAFNFVGDGLRDALDPNR, from the coding sequence ATGATATTCAAAACTGAAAACAGAGCTCTGAGAAAGTTCCTTCACCACCCCCTGGCACTGCCGGGACTGATCATTCTGGGGGTGCTCTATTTTATGATGATATTCGCCGAGTTTATCGCCCCTTACCACTACGACAACTCAGACGATGAGAGACCGTATCAACCCCCAAGCAGAATCCACTTTTTCCATGAGGGGGAATTCAAGTTCCCTCCTGTCGTCTACCCTTATACCTATCAGTTCAATCAGTACTTTGAAAGGGTTTATGTTGAGGATAAAACACGATACAACAGAGTAAAATTTTTCGCCAAAGGGGACCAGGTGAAGCTTTGGGGTCTTATCCCCATCTCCCGTCATCTGTTTGGGCTCGAAGGAAATCCAACAGATAACCGCATCTACTTATTGGGGGCAGATCACCACGGCAGAGATCTTTTCTCCCGGATAGTATATGGTTCGCGGGTGTCTCTGACTGTAGGCTTTTTTGGTGTGGCAATCACTTCTCTTATAGGATTTCTGATCGGAGGCATTTCAGGGTATTTTGGCGGAAAGCTTGATTGGGTTCTGATGCGGCTGACAGAGTGCTTTATGCTTGTACCCTCATTTTTTCTTATGCTTGCACTCAGAAGTGCATTCCCCATGAGGATATCTTCTGTTCAGATCTATTTCATGATTGTGGTAATCATGAGCCTTATAGGCTGGGCCGGTTTTGCCAGGGTTATCAGGGGTATGTCTCTTTCCATAGCCAAACGGGATTATGTTACCGCCGCCAAATCCCTTGGCGCGTCACATGCCAGAATTATTTTCATCCATATTCTGCCTCAGACCCTCAGTTACGCTATAATTTCAATGACACTCTCCATACCTGCATACATACTTGGAGAATCTTCCCTTAGCCTCATTGGACTTGGGATTCAGGATCCGCACGCTTCCTGGGGAAATCTTCTGAGTGCAGCGATGGATGTTACCGTTATCCAGAATCGTCCCTGGATTCTTCTGCCCGGAGTGTTTATCTTTATCACAGTGATGGCGTTCAATTTTGTGGGGGATGGGCTAAGAGATGCACTTGACCCCAACAGGTAG
- a CDS encoding Oligopeptide transport system permease protein OppB, whose protein sequence is MKEELIRRALISVPQLLLMSFITFLLIYLAPGDIFAQHRFNPRISSETVAEMEQKYHFDKHIVVQYGHWLWRAVRLDFGYSFSREAYVRDVIAERLFNTLLLSFFSILLTWTIAIPLGIYAAVKQYSWGDRIMSFISYFGMSLPSFFLALLVMFLVYSGSNIPLISSIPIGNMLSANYNQLGLFEKILDRAAHMIIPVSVLTVGALAGLQRISRGNMLEELRKQYITTARAKGLPENKVVYRHALRNAVNPLITLFGFEFSALLSGAALLEIILNWPGLGSLMLDAVRSQDVFLIMGSMLMGGLMLILGNMIADILLVFADPRIRK, encoded by the coding sequence ATGAAAGAAGAACTTATACGACGGGCATTGATATCAGTCCCCCAATTGCTGCTGATGTCATTTATCACCTTTCTTCTGATATATCTTGCCCCGGGAGATATTTTTGCCCAGCACCGCTTCAACCCCAGGATAAGCAGCGAAACAGTTGCAGAGATGGAACAGAAATACCATTTCGACAAACATATCGTGGTACAATATGGCCACTGGCTGTGGAGAGCGGTAAGGCTGGATTTCGGTTACTCTTTCTCACGGGAAGCATATGTCAGGGATGTCATTGCCGAGCGGCTGTTTAATACCCTTCTGCTCTCTTTTTTCTCCATACTGTTAACGTGGACAATAGCGATTCCCCTTGGGATTTATGCGGCGGTTAAACAGTACTCATGGGGGGATCGAATTATGTCATTCATCTCCTATTTTGGCATGTCGCTGCCAAGCTTTTTCCTTGCACTGCTGGTTATGTTTCTTGTTTACTCCGGCTCTAACATTCCACTCATTTCCAGTATTCCCATAGGCAATATGCTCTCAGCAAACTACAACCAGCTTGGTTTGTTTGAAAAAATTCTGGACAGAGCGGCCCATATGATTATTCCTGTTTCGGTTCTTACCGTAGGTGCACTTGCCGGCCTTCAGAGAATAAGCCGTGGGAACATGCTCGAAGAGCTAAGAAAACAGTATATCACCACAGCCCGCGCAAAGGGCCTTCCGGAAAACAAGGTTGTGTACAGACATGCACTGAGAAATGCGGTCAACCCGCTTATCACTCTTTTTGGATTTGAATTCTCTGCACTCCTGAGTGGCGCAGCACTGCTGGAGATTATCCTTAACTGGCCGGGACTTGGGAGCCTTATGCTTGACGCGGTTCGTTCTCAGGATGTGTTTTTGATTATGGGGAGCATGCTTATGGGCGGGTTGATGCTGATACTGGGCAATATGATTGCAGATATATTGCTTGTGTTTGCAGATCCGAGAATCAGAAAATAG
- a CDS encoding Oligopeptide ABC transporter, periplasmic oligopeptide-binding protein OppA, producing the protein MKKFNWILLGAGAVMFLSGCGSNSSDSDTFEITQIDFAAIQQRAEEFVPQIGTPGGEIRLTSISDPKSFNPITSIENTTSEFTSLMYEGLVRINRVTLLPEPGLAQSWEISDDGLTYIFTLREGIKWSDGTPISAYDVDFTFNQLIYNLKINPNNARDMFMIDGNRIEVTALDSSRVKCVLPHPFAPFLRAMSQEILPKHVHQPVVEAGNFPTSLGIQTPPGSMVVNGKFMLESYTSSQQVVFRRNPHYWKKDAQGNQLPYLERVVYTIVADQSAQLLNFMRGRHDYYAARGEDYPGLKRAEKRGNFTVHRLGPSKGSNFLMFNQNQGTDASTGRPYVDSAKLSWFSNPNFRRAVAHAIDKQRMINNVMNGLGYPQWSPMTPSEGLFFNPDVAQYPYDKERALEILEAEGFSDKNDDGYLQDRDGNTVEFAFITNSGNSVRLRIAEIIRRDLQELGMKVHFQQLDFNTMGPKINNAPYDWDAVLLALSGGDEPHFGRNVWHSTGSLHMWNLEQPSPSTLWQARIDSIFDSGVKILDLEERRELYNEWQRIAADKLPLIYTVLPETIICLTNRFGNVNPSLSGGLLHNLEYLYVK; encoded by the coding sequence ATGAAAAAATTCAATTGGATATTGCTTGGCGCCGGAGCAGTTATGTTTCTGAGCGGTTGCGGCTCAAACAGTAGCGACTCTGACACTTTTGAAATAACGCAGATCGACTTTGCCGCAATACAGCAAAGAGCAGAAGAGTTTGTTCCCCAGATCGGTACTCCGGGAGGAGAGATCAGGCTCACTTCCATTTCCGATCCCAAATCGTTTAATCCTATCACCTCGATAGAAAACACCACAAGTGAATTTACTTCACTGATGTATGAAGGGCTGGTACGAATAAACCGGGTAACTCTTCTCCCGGAGCCAGGGCTTGCGCAGAGCTGGGAGATCAGCGATGATGGCCTCACTTACATTTTCACTCTTCGGGAGGGGATCAAATGGTCAGACGGAACCCCTATCAGTGCCTATGATGTTGATTTCACTTTTAATCAGCTTATCTATAATCTTAAGATCAATCCCAACAACGCCAGGGATATGTTTATGATCGATGGAAACAGGATTGAAGTGACTGCGCTTGACAGCAGCAGGGTAAAATGTGTTCTTCCCCACCCCTTCGCCCCGTTTCTCAGAGCCATGTCTCAGGAGATCCTCCCTAAGCATGTACATCAGCCGGTTGTGGAAGCGGGTAATTTTCCCACCTCTCTTGGAATCCAGACTCCCCCAGGCAGTATGGTTGTAAACGGCAAATTCATGCTCGAATCCTACACTTCATCTCAGCAGGTAGTATTCCGGCGAAACCCCCATTACTGGAAAAAAGATGCCCAGGGTAATCAGCTTCCCTATCTGGAGAGAGTGGTGTATACCATTGTAGCAGACCAGAGTGCACAGCTGCTTAACTTCATGCGGGGCAGACATGATTACTACGCTGCCCGGGGTGAAGATTACCCGGGTTTAAAACGGGCTGAAAAACGAGGGAATTTCACTGTTCACAGATTAGGACCTAGCAAAGGTTCAAATTTCCTGATGTTCAACCAAAATCAGGGAACAGATGCAAGTACCGGAAGACCCTATGTGGACAGTGCAAAGCTTTCCTGGTTCAGCAACCCCAATTTCAGAAGAGCGGTTGCTCACGCCATCGATAAGCAGAGAATGATCAACAACGTAATGAACGGACTTGGTTACCCGCAATGGTCACCAATGACCCCCTCAGAGGGGTTATTCTTCAATCCCGATGTTGCTCAATACCCCTACGACAAAGAGAGGGCACTGGAGATCCTTGAAGCTGAAGGGTTCAGCGACAAAAACGACGACGGATATCTCCAGGACAGGGATGGCAACACCGTGGAGTTTGCGTTTATTACAAACAGCGGAAACAGTGTCCGTTTAAGAATCGCGGAGATCATCCGCAGGGATCTTCAGGAGCTTGGAATGAAAGTTCATTTCCAGCAACTCGATTTCAACACTATGGGTCCAAAAATCAACAATGCCCCCTACGATTGGGATGCTGTTTTGCTTGCTCTTTCGGGTGGAGATGAGCCACATTTTGGAAGGAACGTATGGCATTCCACCGGAAGCCTTCACATGTGGAATTTAGAACAACCATCCCCCTCCACACTTTGGCAGGCAAGAATCGACTCCATTTTCGATTCAGGTGTGAAGATTCTGGACTTGGAGGAACGAAGAGAGCTGTACAATGAATGGCAGAGGATTGCTGCAGACAAACTGCCTCTTATCTATACAGTACTACCGGAAACGATCATCTGCCTTACCAACAGATTTGGTAATGTGAATCCCTCTTTAAGCGGAGGGCTCTTACACAATCTGGAATATTTATATGTAAAATGA